The sequence below is a genomic window from Campylobacter ornithocola.
AAATATTTATGATGAGAGTAAAGAAATCACAAGCGGTAGGGGAAATTTAAGCTTTACAAGTATAAACCTTGTGCGCTTAGCTATAGAAGCTAAAGGAAATTTGGAGTTTTTTTATTCACTTTTAAAAGAAAAGCTAGAACTTGTGTATGAGCAGTTGCTTCATAGGTATAAAATTCAAAGTCTAAAAAAAGTTAAGAATTTCCCATTTTTAATGGGTGAGAGTGTTTGGATAGATTCTGATACTTTAAAAGAAAATGATAGTGTAGAAAAGGTTATTGCTCATGGGACTTTGGCTATAGGCTATATAGGACTTTGTGAGAGTTTGGTAGCTTTAGTAGGTTCTCATCATGGACAAAGTCAAAAAGCAAGAGATTTAGGTTTGCAAATCGTGCGTTTTATGCGTGAATTTGTTGATGAAAAAGCACTTAAGGATAAGCTTAATTTCTCACTTATAGCTACCCCGGCTGAGGGCTTAAGTGGAAGATTTTTAAAACTAGATCAAAAAAAATATGGAATTTTAAAAGGTATAACTGATAAAGATTTTTATACTAATTCTTTTCATATTCCTGTGGATTTTCCTATTAGCATATATGAAAAAATTCAAATAGAAGCTCCATATCATGAGCTAAATAATGGTGGGCATATTACCTATGTAGAGCTAAATGGCGATGTGAGTAAGAATTTAGAAAGTTTTGAGCGCATTATAAAATGTATGAAAGAAAGCAATATAGGCTATGGTTCGATCAATTTCCCACTAGATAGGGATCCCGTATGTGGTTATAGTGGTGTGATAGATGAGTTTTGTCCAAAATGCCACAGAAAAGAAGATGATATTAAATTCGAACGCATAAGAAGAATCACAGGTTATTTAGTTGGAACGCTTGATCGTTTTAATGATGCTAAAAAAGCTGAAGTCTATGCAAGAATTAAACACGATTTTTCTTAGGTTGGCCGGTGCCATAAAAGAATCCATAGTCGATGGCTATGGTTTGCGTTATGTGATTTTTACTCAAGGTTGTCCTCATCATTGTAAAGGTTGTCATAACCCACAAACACATGATTTTAATAAAGGCTATTTGCAAGATTTGGCAAGTTTGTATGATGAAATTTGTAAAAATCCTTTGCTTCAAGGTGTTACTTTTAGTGGCGGGGAGCCTTTTATGCAAGCAAAAAATTTAAGTATTTTAGCAAAATATATTAAAGAATTAGGACTTGATCTTGCTATATATACAGGTTTTACTTATGAAGAACTATTACAAGAGCAAGCTATGAAAGAATTGCTTTTCTTAACTGATATTTTAATAGATGGTAAGTTTATTTTAGAGCAAAAAGACTTATCTTTAAAATTTAAAGGTAGTAAAAACCAACGCGTTATCGATGTAGTAAAAAGCTTAGAGCAAGGCAAAGTAATACTTTTTGAAAAATAAAGACCCATTTAGTCTTTTTTAATTTAACTATGTTAGAATGTTATAAAATTTAAAAAAGGAGAACAATATGTTTGAATTAAGAAAACTACCTTATGAAGCAGACGCTTTTGGAGACTTTTTAAGCGCAGAAACTTTCGCATTTCATCATGGTAAACACCACCAAACTTATGTAAACAATCTAAACAATCTTATAAAAGATACTGAATTTGCAGGAAAAGATTTAGTTTATATCATACAAAATTCAAATGGTGGAGTTTTTAACAACGCTGCTCAAGTGTATAATCATGACTTTTATTTTGATTGTATTAAGCCAAAAACATGCTGTGGCTGTGGCTGTTCATTGAGTGCTGAGTTTAAAGCAGCAGTTGAAAAAGACTTTGGCTCTATGGAAAATTTAAAAGAAGAATTTATTAAAGGAGCTACAGGGGTATTTGGTTCTGGTTGGTTTTGGTTAGTTTATAACACTCAAAATCAAAAATTAGAACTAGTAGCTACAAGTAATGCTGCTACACCTATCACCGAAGGTAAAGTTCCGCTTTTAGTAGTTGATGTATGGGAGCATGCTTACTATGTAGATCACCGCAATGCACGCCCTGCGTATTTAGAAAAATTCTACGTGCACATTAACTGGGAATTTGTAGCAAAAGCTTATGAATGGGCTATTAAAGAAGGCATGAACTCAGTAAGCTTCTATGCAAACGAACTTCACCCTGTAAAATAATCAAGTTTTTTTAAGAAAAACCCCGTAAAATAGACTAAATACAAAAATTAGGAGGTTTTATGGAGGTTTTTCTTTCTGTCGTGGCTACTTTATTTTGTGTATTTTTAGTAGCCTATTTTATTCTTAAAAAATACAATCCTATCTTTACTTTTTTTCTCTCAGGTATTATTATCTTAATCATCATTTCTTTAGCAACTGGTGAGTCTGTGCTAAAACAAAGCTTGGGAAATCCTGTTTTTGATGTCTTTGGTTTTGTAACTCAAACTTTTAAGACAAATTTAGCTGGTGTGGGGCTTATTATAATGTCTGTTGCAGGTTTTGCAGCTTATATGAAGCACATTAATGCTTCGGCAAAGTTAGCTTTTGTAGCAAATAAACCACTAGGCAAGATTAAAAACAAATACTTAGTTTTAAGTGGAACATTTGTGGTAGGTATGGCTTTAAAAATAGTTATTTCAAGTTACACAGGACTTTTGCTTTTATTGCTTGCTTCGATTTATCCTGTTTTAATCGCTATTGGAATTCGTCCTATCACTGCTGTATCGGTTTTATCATTAATTGCACTTGATTATGGTCCTAAAGATGGAAATTCTATAAATTTAGCAGATATGGTAGGCATTGAAAATGTTGTTGCTATGTTTTTTGAATACCAAATTTATCCTGTTATAGCTTATGTTGTTGTGATAGCTTTGCTTATTCCGTTTTATTATAGTTATATGGATAAAAAAGATTTGGCAAAAGGTGTCGTGGATAATATCGAACAAATGGAAATTAAAAATCCAAGTTGTCCTTTGTTTTATATTTTCTTACCTTGGCTTCCTATAGTGTTTTTATTTGGTGCTTATTTTGCAAATTTATATGGATATAAAGTGAAACTAGATGTGGTGAGCGCCAATTTTTTAAGTATAAGTTTGGTTTTTATTTTAGAGTATGTTAGACATAAAGACGCAAAAAAACTTGCAGATGATTTGATGGTGATACTAAAAGCTATGGCAGAAATTTTTGTAAGTGTTGTTTGTATTATCATTGCAGCTTCTATTTTTGCAGAAGGTATTAAAGCGTTAAAGGGTATAGAACATTTAGCCTTAGCAGTTTCTTCTATGGGGGCTTCTGCTGTGTTGCTTACTATTATAGTTTTAAGCTTTATTGTGTATTTTGCAAGTGTGATTATGGGTAGTGGGATTGCTGCTTTTAATGCTTTTGGGAGACTTGCTCCAGATATTGCTCAAAAACTAGGGATTAATCCTATCTCACTAGCTTTGCCACTTGAGATTGCTTCTTGTTTAGGGCGTGCTGCCTCGCCAATATCGGGTGGAATTTTAGCCTTAGCAGGTTTTGCAAAATTAGATCCTATAGCCATTGTTAAAAGATCTACTCCTATGTTGCTTGTAGGAAT
It includes:
- the dcuC gene encoding C4-dicarboxylate transporter DcuC, encoding MEVFLSVVATLFCVFLVAYFILKKYNPIFTFFLSGIIILIIISLATGESVLKQSLGNPVFDVFGFVTQTFKTNLAGVGLIIMSVAGFAAYMKHINASAKLAFVANKPLGKIKNKYLVLSGTFVVGMALKIVISSYTGLLLLLLASIYPVLIAIGIRPITAVSVLSLIALDYGPKDGNSINLADMVGIENVVAMFFEYQIYPVIAYVVVIALLIPFYYSYMDKKDLAKGVVDNIEQMEIKNPSCPLFYIFLPWLPIVFLFGAYFANLYGYKVKLDVVSANFLSISLVFILEYVRHKDAKKLADDLMVILKAMAEIFVSVVCIIIAASIFAEGIKALKGIEHLALAVSSMGASAVLLTIIVLSFIVYFASVIMGSGIAAFNAFGRLAPDIAQKLGINPISLALPLEIASCLGRAASPISGGILALAGFAKLDPIAIVKRSTPMLLVGMALNILIAWYFA
- the sodB gene encoding superoxide dismutase [Fe], translated to MFELRKLPYEADAFGDFLSAETFAFHHGKHHQTYVNNLNNLIKDTEFAGKDLVYIIQNSNGGVFNNAAQVYNHDFYFDCIKPKTCCGCGCSLSAEFKAAVEKDFGSMENLKEEFIKGATGVFGSGWFWLVYNTQNQKLELVATSNAATPITEGKVPLLVVDVWEHAYYVDHRNARPAYLEKFYVHINWEFVAKAYEWAIKEGMNSVSFYANELHPVK
- the nrdG gene encoding anaerobic ribonucleoside-triphosphate reductase activating protein, giving the protein MQELNTIFLRLAGAIKESIVDGYGLRYVIFTQGCPHHCKGCHNPQTHDFNKGYLQDLASLYDEICKNPLLQGVTFSGGEPFMQAKNLSILAKYIKELGLDLAIYTGFTYEELLQEQAMKELLFLTDILIDGKFILEQKDLSLKFKGSKNQRVIDVVKSLEQGKVILFEK